One window from the genome of bacterium encodes:
- a CDS encoding PEGA domain-containing protein, with translation MRVAVWTLAALVVAMIGYLVYDQYWPAGHGAVVVTSDPPGAQVWVDLRPTDTRTNGRLESLSSGKHSVMVKLDTLECDPTAQVIDVRKGRTDTVRFRLLAPHALRHVAETPPITDKLPSLPPVQTPVSPPESTPHTGAIKPQGQPEPLPQTHAQPTEVVEPQSTTGVLEVAASLPGAKVFVNDQEQPQTTPASLRLPAGTYVVRVELTGYTSDPADQTVSMFRSSPLQSIYFALNTQNVASELAVETAPIAGKILINSVPVGDGKVAVSRDFGSYTVSFGDSAGWKTPDPIHISITPTQPRPSVRGLYVRLFHAAAEVDGSKPVASGGVRWQLGAYFEDDGAHPSAALGPKIRQIPESGKFGWELAEGDPNRNPVGGDYIEFTFALPPDADPKSPLTLRLYLYRSSRRYAFSLTGKAEVVVTVNGHTFLDGYRPTYTTQAADEERYEEWSLSGALVRGENRVMIRSGEHNSLFNYLWKMEIR, from the coding sequence TGCGTGTTGCAGTTTGGACATTAGCGGCGCTCGTCGTGGCGATGATCGGCTATCTGGTCTATGACCAGTATTGGCCGGCAGGACATGGAGCCGTGGTCGTGACCTCGGATCCTCCCGGGGCACAGGTGTGGGTGGACCTGAGACCCACCGACACCCGGACCAATGGCCGTCTGGAGTCCCTGTCCTCCGGCAAGCATTCAGTGATGGTCAAGTTAGACACACTCGAATGTGACCCCACCGCCCAAGTCATTGACGTGCGAAAAGGCCGGACGGATACCGTCCGTTTCCGCCTGCTGGCTCCGCATGCCCTGCGGCATGTTGCCGAGACACCACCGATAACCGACAAGCTGCCAAGTTTGCCACCGGTGCAGACGCCGGTTTCCCCTCCGGAATCGACACCCCACACGGGTGCGATCAAGCCGCAGGGACAACCCGAGCCTCTGCCTCAAACTCACGCTCAACCCACCGAAGTCGTGGAACCGCAGTCCACAACTGGAGTTCTCGAAGTAGCAGCCTCTCTTCCGGGGGCCAAGGTCTTTGTCAATGATCAGGAACAGCCTCAAACCACGCCAGCCAGTCTGAGACTGCCTGCCGGAACATACGTGGTGCGGGTTGAACTGACAGGCTATACCTCTGATCCGGCAGACCAGACGGTCAGCATGTTCCGCAGTTCGCCGCTGCAGTCGATTTACTTTGCGCTGAATACCCAAAACGTAGCCAGCGAGCTTGCCGTCGAGACTGCGCCGATAGCCGGAAAGATTCTGATCAATAGTGTTCCGGTGGGCGATGGCAAAGTGGCCGTCTCGCGCGATTTCGGCTCATACACGGTTAGCTTCGGGGATTCCGCCGGGTGGAAAACACCCGACCCGATCCATATCTCGATTACGCCGACACAGCCGCGGCCCTCGGTCCGCGGCCTTTATGTCCGGCTGTTTCATGCGGCGGCAGAGGTGGACGGCAGCAAGCCGGTTGCTTCAGGCGGAGTTCGCTGGCAGCTTGGGGCTTACTTCGAAGATGACGGCGCGCATCCGTCTGCTGCCCTGGGGCCGAAGATTCGCCAGATTCCCGAGTCCGGCAAATTCGGCTGGGAGCTGGCTGAGGGGGACCCGAACCGCAATCCAGTCGGCGGGGACTATATCGAGTTTACGTTTGCCCTGCCGCCGGACGCGGATCCCAAATCGCCGCTGACCTTGCGGCTTTATCTGTACCGCTCCAGCCGCCGCTATGCCTTTAGTCTGACGGGCAAAGCGGAGGTGGTGGTGACGGTCAACGGACACACCTTCCTTGATGGCTACCGCCCCACCTATACCACTCAGGCCGCCGATGAAGAGCGTTATGAAGAATGGTCGCTGTCGGGCGCGCTGGTACGGGGGGAAAACCGGGTGATGATCCGCAGCGGCGAGCACAACTCGCTGTTCAATTACCTTTGGAAAATGGAAATTCGCTGA
- a CDS encoding CoA-binding protein: protein MTTEQSIRDFLAQKRIAVVGASRKPGSFSHKLFHDLWKHGYDAVPVNPGTSNYDDLPCAARVQDIVPPVGAALVMTSDRHTGQAVRDCAAAGISRVWIHLGAGKTPLSPEDIEFCRDNGIRVITGYCPYMFLPDSGFPHNFHGWIARLGKDYKAEKV from the coding sequence ATGACGACCGAACAGTCCATCCGGGATTTTCTGGCGCAGAAGCGGATCGCCGTCGTCGGCGCATCGCGCAAGCCGGGATCGTTCTCGCACAAGCTGTTCCACGATCTGTGGAAGCACGGCTATGATGCGGTGCCGGTGAATCCGGGCACGTCGAACTATGATGATCTGCCGTGCGCGGCGCGGGTGCAGGATATTGTTCCTCCCGTGGGGGCCGCGCTGGTGATGACCTCGGACAGGCACACCGGACAGGCCGTGCGGGATTGTGCCGCTGCCGGCATCTCCCGGGTGTGGATCCACCTCGGCGCGGGTAAGACTCCCTTAAGCCCTGAAGACATCGAGTTCTGCAGGGACAATGGTATCCGCGTGATTACCGGCTATTGTCCCTACATGTTTCTGCCCGACTCGGGCTTTCCACACAATTTTCACGGCTGGATCGCCCGTTTGGGCAAGGATTACAAGGCAGAGAAGGTATAG
- a CDS encoding rhomboid family intramembrane serine protease — protein MRWTEIVRFLILSNVTIFAVQEIFKLQGLLSYNFGLIPAAFFAGKIWMIVTYMFLHANFWHIFFNMLALWMFGSILEQEWGSKEFLKYYLLTGLGGGLSYALFNMHSTVPTVGASGAIYGLLAAYAVLFPENIIYVYFIIPLKAKWFALIFGAIEFLSSFSRESGVAHLAHLGGMAIGYLYLKRRSFLPRRGMGAWKESRDEAVRRREEAELDKVRREVDELLDKINRVGMDGLTPAERKRLQKASKILRDKERQE, from the coding sequence ATGCGATGGACGGAGATCGTCCGCTTCCTGATCCTCTCGAATGTGACCATTTTTGCGGTGCAGGAAATCTTCAAGCTGCAGGGGCTGCTCTCCTACAATTTCGGCCTCATTCCGGCGGCGTTCTTTGCGGGTAAGATCTGGATGATCGTTACCTACATGTTCCTGCACGCGAACTTCTGGCACATTTTCTTCAATATGCTGGCGCTGTGGATGTTCGGCTCGATCCTTGAGCAGGAATGGGGCTCCAAGGAGTTCCTCAAGTATTACCTGCTGACCGGACTAGGCGGCGGACTTTCTTATGCGCTGTTCAATATGCACTCCACCGTTCCCACCGTGGGAGCGTCGGGCGCGATCTACGGATTGCTGGCCGCCTATGCGGTGCTCTTTCCGGAGAATATTATTTATGTCTATTTCATTATCCCGCTCAAGGCCAAGTGGTTTGCTTTGATCTTCGGCGCGATTGAATTTCTTTCCAGCTTTTCGCGCGAGAGCGGCGTCGCCCACCTTGCCCACTTGGGCGGTATGGCGATTGGCTATCTCTATCTGAAGCGCCGCTCCTTTTTGCCCCGGCGCGGCATGGGAGCATGGAAGGAGTCCCGCGATGAAGCGGTCCGCCGCCGAGAAGAAGCTGAACTGGACAAGGTTCGCCGCGAGGTGGATGAATTGCTCGACAAGATCAACCGTGTCGGCATGGACGGCCTGACCCCTGCCGAACGCAAGCGCCTTCAAAAAGCCAGCAAGATTTTGCGCGATAAGGAACGGCAGGAATAG